Proteins encoded by one window of Azospirillum thiophilum:
- a CDS encoding carbon starvation CstA family protein produces the protein MDHALTFVIATLCILALCYRFYGVFFVRKVLRADDSEVTPSHILADGKNYVPTKKWVNAGQHFAAIAAAGPLVGPVLAAQFGYLPSFLWLLIGCVIGGAVHDTVVLFASMKHKGQSLSEVAKAELGPVAGWCTGLAMLFIITITMAGLSMVVVHALERNAWGTFAVFMTIPIAIALGLYERVTGSSKGATQVGIAAIAASVFAGPYIQGTMVGEWLTLHAETVAIALPVYAFFATALPVWMLLTPRGYLSSFMKIGVFGALVVGVVFINPEIRFPALTDFIHGGGPVLNGPVWPFISITIACGAISGFHAFIGSGTTPKLIDKWSDIRPVAFGGMLAECVVGVMALIAATSLHPADYFAINSAPAAFQALGMSVVDLPRLSQEIGLDLYGRTGGAVTLAVGMTEIFTRVPWFGNLASYFFQFVVMFEAVFILTAVDSGTRVARYLLQDLLGDVYAPMKRLDWVPGSILASVLACLAWGYLLTSGDINSVWALFGVSNQLMASVGLIIGATIILRLAQKRVYMLTCLIPLAYLFVTVNVAGYWMIANVYLNKAAKGYNPFNAGISIIMLVLGFVILVAALKKWRELFQARAAMAPMMATPAE, from the coding sequence ATGGATCACGCCCTAACCTTTGTGATCGCGACACTCTGCATTCTTGCGCTCTGCTACCGCTTTTACGGCGTGTTCTTCGTGCGCAAGGTTCTCCGTGCCGACGATTCGGAAGTCACCCCGTCCCATATCCTGGCCGACGGGAAGAACTATGTGCCCACCAAGAAGTGGGTGAATGCGGGTCAGCATTTCGCGGCGATCGCCGCCGCCGGCCCGCTGGTGGGCCCGGTGCTGGCCGCCCAGTTCGGCTATCTGCCGAGCTTCCTGTGGCTGCTGATCGGCTGCGTCATCGGCGGCGCCGTGCATGACACGGTCGTGCTGTTCGCCTCGATGAAGCACAAGGGCCAGTCGCTTTCCGAAGTCGCCAAGGCCGAGCTCGGCCCGGTGGCCGGCTGGTGTACCGGTCTGGCGATGCTGTTCATCATCACCATCACCATGGCCGGCCTGTCGATGGTCGTCGTCCATGCGCTGGAACGCAACGCCTGGGGCACCTTCGCGGTGTTCATGACGATCCCGATCGCCATCGCGCTCGGCCTCTATGAGCGGGTCACCGGCTCGTCCAAGGGCGCCACCCAGGTCGGCATCGCCGCCATCGCCGCCTCGGTCTTCGCCGGCCCCTACATCCAGGGAACGATGGTCGGCGAGTGGCTGACGCTGCATGCCGAAACCGTGGCGATCGCCCTGCCGGTCTATGCCTTCTTCGCCACCGCCCTGCCGGTGTGGATGCTGCTGACCCCGCGCGGCTACCTGTCGAGCTTCATGAAGATCGGCGTGTTCGGTGCGCTGGTCGTCGGCGTCGTCTTCATCAACCCGGAAATCCGCTTCCCGGCCCTGACCGACTTTATCCATGGCGGCGGCCCGGTGCTGAACGGCCCGGTCTGGCCCTTCATCTCGATCACCATCGCCTGCGGCGCCATCTCCGGCTTCCATGCCTTCATCGGTTCGGGCACCACGCCGAAGCTGATCGACAAGTGGAGCGACATCCGTCCGGTGGCCTTCGGCGGCATGCTGGCGGAATGCGTGGTCGGCGTCATGGCGCTGATCGCCGCCACCTCGCTGCACCCGGCCGATTATTTCGCCATCAACTCCGCGCCGGCCGCCTTCCAGGCCCTGGGCATGAGCGTCGTCGACCTGCCGCGGCTGAGCCAGGAGATCGGCCTCGATCTCTACGGCCGCACCGGCGGTGCGGTGACGCTCGCGGTCGGCATGACCGAGATCTTCACCCGCGTTCCGTGGTTCGGCAACCTCGCCTCCTACTTCTTCCAGTTCGTCGTCATGTTCGAGGCGGTGTTCATCCTGACCGCCGTCGACAGCGGCACCCGCGTCGCCCGCTACCTGCTGCAGGACCTGCTCGGCGACGTCTATGCCCCGATGAAGCGGCTCGACTGGGTCCCCGGCTCGATCCTCGCCAGCGTGCTGGCCTGCCTGGCCTGGGGGTATCTGCTGACCTCGGGCGACATCAACTCGGTCTGGGCGCTGTTCGGTGTGTCGAACCAGCTGATGGCCTCGGTCGGCCTGATCATCGGCGCGACCATCATCCTGCGGCTGGCGCAGAAGCGGGTCTACATGCTGACCTGCCTGATCCCGCTGGCCTACCTGTTCGTCACCGTGAACGTCGCCGGCTACTGGATGATCGCCAACGTCTACCTGAACAAGGCGGCCAAGGGCTACAACCCCTTCAACGCCGGCATCTCGATCATCATGCTGGTGCTGGGCTTCGTGATCCTGGTCGCCGCGCTGAAGAAGTGGCGGGAGCTGTTCCAGGCCCGCGCCGCCATGGCTCCGATGATGGCCACCCCGGCCGAGTAA
- a CDS encoding L-lactate permease, whose translation MALAFHMMPLFGTILLLASRRVSLLNAGLVGMALALATLIAVQPSFDTALGVAAVKAGEGAWLAWHAMSIIAAGLLFHRAFEARGLDAAAVPQENRRRAVLVACFLVGPFAESVTGFGVGLVVALAMLRPMRLPPVHAAALGLFSQVLAPWGAMGVGTRVGAELVGVSFAELGTASALLMAVVLPCLLPVFWGLIHAAGLRSTLRDRAADLALVLVLAALIWATNRFVAPELGGGLATGILLVLVEGPRLLRGNADLRGLFARLWPYVMLVGALMATRLLPPLSDWTGRWLVLDPFGGLAPLAVLRHPATWLVVIAAILLARLPQGKTAPQAGPHAAEVASGALRAALVPMAATLVFVEFAAFMAASGGAAMFGQAWREVAGHFAVLATPVFGGAAGMLTGSNTASNALMMHIQLSLAAGSGLPPILTAAIQTVAGSICTMLNPGRIVLAAGLVGLEKAEGSIYRLALPIGLASVLSLLAVVVVAAGLMAWQAV comes from the coding sequence ATGGCCCTCGCCTTCCACATGATGCCGCTCTTCGGCACGATCCTCCTGCTCGCCTCCCGCCGCGTCAGCCTGCTGAATGCCGGACTGGTCGGCATGGCGTTGGCGCTCGCCACGCTGATCGCGGTCCAGCCGTCGTTCGACACGGCGCTCGGGGTGGCGGCAGTCAAGGCGGGCGAAGGGGCGTGGCTGGCGTGGCATGCGATGTCGATCATCGCCGCCGGCCTGCTGTTCCACCGCGCCTTCGAGGCGCGTGGCCTGGATGCCGCCGCCGTCCCGCAGGAGAACCGGCGCCGCGCCGTCTTGGTCGCCTGCTTCCTGGTCGGCCCCTTCGCCGAATCGGTGACCGGCTTCGGCGTCGGGCTGGTGGTCGCCCTTGCCATGCTGCGGCCCATGCGGCTGCCGCCGGTCCATGCTGCCGCGCTCGGCCTGTTCAGCCAGGTGCTGGCCCCCTGGGGGGCGATGGGCGTCGGCACCCGGGTCGGGGCCGAGCTGGTCGGCGTGTCCTTCGCCGAGCTTGGAACGGCGAGCGCCCTGCTGATGGCGGTCGTGCTGCCCTGCCTGCTGCCGGTGTTCTGGGGCCTGATCCACGCGGCGGGGCTGCGCTCCACCCTGCGGGACCGGGCGGCCGACCTTGCGCTGGTCCTGGTGCTGGCCGCGCTGATCTGGGCGACCAACCGGTTCGTCGCGCCGGAACTGGGCGGCGGGCTGGCGACGGGCATCCTGCTGGTGCTGGTGGAAGGGCCGCGGCTGCTGCGCGGCAATGCCGACCTCCGCGGCCTGTTCGCCCGGCTGTGGCCCTATGTCATGCTGGTCGGCGCCCTGATGGCGACGCGGCTGCTGCCGCCGCTGTCCGACTGGACCGGGCGCTGGCTGGTGCTCGACCCGTTCGGCGGGCTCGCCCCGCTGGCCGTGCTGCGCCATCCGGCGACATGGCTGGTGGTGATCGCCGCCATCCTGCTCGCCCGGCTGCCCCAGGGGAAAACCGCCCCGCAGGCCGGCCCCCATGCTGCCGAGGTCGCCAGCGGCGCCCTTCGCGCCGCCCTGGTGCCGATGGCGGCGACGCTGGTCTTCGTCGAGTTCGCCGCCTTCATGGCCGCGTCCGGCGGCGCGGCGATGTTCGGTCAGGCGTGGCGGGAGGTGGCCGGGCATTTCGCCGTGCTGGCGACGCCGGTGTTCGGCGGGGCGGCGGGAATGCTGACTGGCTCCAACACCGCGTCGAACGCCCTGATGATGCACATCCAGCTGAGCCTCGCCGCCGGAAGCGGCCTGCCGCCGATCCTGACCGCGGCGATCCAGACGGTTGCCGGCAGCATCTGCACCATGCTGAACCCCGGCCGCATCGTGCTCGCCGCCGGCCTCGTCGGGCTGGAGAAGGCGGAAGGATCGATCTACCGGCTGGCCTTGCCGATCGGGCTGGCCTCCGTCCTCTCCCTGCTCGCGGTCGTCGTCGTGGCTGCCGGCCTGATGGCGTGGCAGGCGGTGTAA
- a CDS encoding LysR family transcriptional regulator, which translates to MLQGVRHIKAFVAVARLGSFTRAAAEVNVSQPALTVQIRQLEESLGVRLFDRNKRQVVLTQAGRDLLPALQRVLSELEAVMDAGHDLAGLRRGSVSVATLPSVAAGLLPLAIRRFAADHPNIDVKVSDVVAERIIQLVKAEEVDFGIGSRVGPDRDVEVIDFLSDRMCAFFPVDHPLAGRRPLLLKEVAAFPLILTARGTSVRSLLERVLEKEGLEIGLACEANYMSTAVGMVRAGLGISVLPESAVDSANCDGIAVEPIRTPGLVRRIGFIRKANRSLSPAAERFTQLLTEVAGLNPPHFSSLPPRP; encoded by the coding sequence ATGCTGCAAGGGGTCAGGCACATCAAGGCTTTCGTCGCGGTGGCCCGCCTGGGCAGCTTCACCCGCGCCGCCGCCGAGGTGAATGTGTCGCAGCCGGCACTGACCGTGCAGATCCGCCAGCTCGAAGAGTCGCTCGGCGTCCGCCTGTTCGACCGCAACAAGCGACAGGTCGTGCTGACCCAGGCCGGCCGCGACCTGCTCCCGGCGCTCCAGCGCGTGCTGAGCGAGCTGGAGGCGGTGATGGATGCCGGCCACGATCTGGCCGGGCTGCGGCGCGGCTCGGTATCGGTGGCGACCCTGCCGTCGGTCGCCGCCGGCCTGCTGCCGCTCGCCATCCGCCGCTTCGCCGCCGATCATCCCAACATCGACGTGAAGGTCAGCGACGTCGTCGCCGAGCGGATCATCCAGCTGGTCAAGGCGGAGGAGGTGGATTTCGGCATCGGCAGCCGGGTCGGGCCGGACCGCGACGTCGAGGTGATCGATTTCCTGTCCGACCGCATGTGCGCCTTCTTCCCCGTCGACCATCCCCTGGCCGGACGGCGGCCGCTGCTGCTGAAGGAGGTTGCGGCCTTCCCGCTGATCCTCACCGCCCGCGGCACCAGCGTCCGTTCCCTGCTGGAGCGGGTGTTGGAAAAGGAGGGGCTGGAGATCGGGCTTGCCTGCGAAGCCAACTACATGTCGACGGCAGTCGGCATGGTGCGTGCCGGGCTGGGGATATCGGTGCTGCCCGAATCCGCGGTCGATTCCGCCAACTGCGACGGCATCGCCGTCGAGCCGATCCGCACGCCGGGGCTGGTGCGCCGGATCGGCTTCATCCGCAAGGCGAACCGCTCGCTGTCGCCGGCCGCCGAGCGCTTCACCCAGCTGCTGACCGAGGTTGCGGGCCTGAACCCGCCCCACTTCTCCAGCCTGCCGCCGCGGCCCTGA
- a CDS encoding CitMHS family transporter: protein MLAILGLATIVVLLVVIMSNRMSPLVALIAIPIIAALIGGFGFGTSKFIIDGIRAIAPTAGMFVFAIIFFGVVTDAGMMDPIIDRILRLVGTKPARITVGTTLLALLIHLDGSGAVCFLVTIPAMLPLYERLGMDKRILALCVSMAAGVNFLPWTGPMIRSAAALKVPVTDIFNPLIAVQGVGLVFIFAVAYLLGKREERRLGLSVAALTPGEARSVGAMGAGSAAAAGPAPRVLTPEQQKIRRPKLFWVNLALTLFIMGVMIEGAVDPVVMFMIGTVLALMINYPDVKMQKDRVDAHAKAALMMASILLAAGVFTGIMGGTKMLSAMAQSAVAFVPPDMAQHIPFALGILSMPLSLLFDPDSYYFGMMPVIAEVYKTLGGDPIQIAQASVLGQMTVGFPVSPLTPATFLVVGLCGIGLGEHQKFSIPFLFAASVVMTVTAAVLGVIPF, encoded by the coding sequence ATGCTTGCCATACTCGGTCTGGCCACCATCGTCGTGCTGCTGGTGGTCATCATGTCCAACCGGATGTCGCCCCTGGTGGCGCTGATCGCCATACCGATCATCGCGGCTCTGATCGGCGGCTTCGGCTTCGGCACGAGCAAGTTCATCATCGACGGCATCCGCGCCATCGCGCCGACCGCCGGCATGTTCGTCTTCGCCATCATCTTCTTCGGCGTCGTCACCGATGCCGGGATGATGGACCCGATCATCGACCGCATCCTGCGGCTGGTCGGCACCAAGCCGGCCCGCATCACCGTCGGCACGACGCTGCTGGCGCTGCTGATCCATCTCGACGGGTCGGGCGCGGTCTGCTTCCTCGTCACCATTCCGGCGATGCTGCCGCTCTATGAGCGGCTCGGCATGGACAAGCGCATCCTGGCGCTGTGCGTGTCGATGGCGGCGGGCGTCAATTTCCTGCCCTGGACCGGGCCGATGATCCGCTCGGCCGCGGCGCTGAAGGTGCCGGTGACGGACATCTTCAATCCGCTGATCGCGGTGCAGGGTGTCGGGCTGGTCTTCATCTTCGCGGTCGCCTATCTGCTCGGCAAGCGCGAGGAACGCCGCCTCGGCCTGTCGGTCGCGGCACTCACCCCCGGCGAGGCGCGCTCGGTTGGCGCCATGGGTGCAGGCAGTGCCGCCGCGGCGGGACCGGCGCCGCGGGTGCTGACGCCCGAACAGCAAAAGATCCGCCGGCCGAAGCTGTTCTGGGTCAATCTGGCGCTCACCCTCTTCATCATGGGCGTGATGATCGAGGGGGCGGTCGACCCGGTGGTGATGTTCATGATCGGCACCGTGCTGGCGCTGATGATCAACTACCCCGACGTCAAGATGCAGAAGGACCGCGTCGACGCGCATGCCAAGGCGGCGCTGATGATGGCGAGCATCCTGTTGGCCGCCGGCGTCTTCACCGGCATCATGGGCGGCACCAAGATGCTGAGCGCCATGGCGCAATCCGCCGTGGCCTTCGTCCCGCCCGACATGGCGCAGCACATCCCCTTCGCGCTGGGCATCCTGTCGATGCCGCTGAGCCTGCTGTTCGACCCGGACTCCTATTATTTCGGCATGATGCCGGTGATCGCGGAGGTCTACAAGACGCTGGGCGGCGATCCGATCCAGATCGCGCAGGCCTCCGTGCTGGGCCAGATGACCGTCGGATTCCCGGTCAGCCCGCTGACCCCCGCCACCTTCCTGGTCGTCGGGCTGTGCGGCATCGGCCTCGGCGAACACCAGAAATTCTCCATTCCCTTCCTCTTCGCGGCGTCGGTGGTGATGACCGTCACCGCTGCGGTCCTGGGCGTCATTCCGTTCTGA
- a CDS encoding acyclic terpene utilization AtuA family protein, with protein sequence MKSIRIGSGAGYSGDRIEPAVELAEQGDIQYLVFECLAERTIAIAQGAKRKDPAKGYDPLLEARMRAVLEPCHSRGIRIVTNMGAANPAAGAAKIREIARSLGLEGLKIAAVSGDDVLETLVSGGHRIEETGAPVAELADRLVSANAYLGAAPLVEALRAGADVVITGRVADPALFLAPQIFEFGWSMEDWDRLGKGTAVGHLLECAGQVTGGYFADPGVKDVAGLARLGFPIAEVAEDGSAVITKVAGSGGAVTTATCKEQLLYEIHDPSAYVTPDVVADFSHVTFAQEGPDRVRVAGASGRKRPDTLKVSVGYLDSYIGEGQISYAGPGAVARGRLALEIVRERLELTGVRATELRFDLIGIDSIHGDALSTAGEQEPYEVRVRVVGRADSMAEAVRIGNEVETLYTNGPASGGGATKSAKEVVAMLSALLPRALAKPAVDHVEA encoded by the coding sequence ATGAAAAGCATCCGTATCGGGTCGGGCGCCGGCTATTCGGGCGACCGCATCGAACCGGCGGTCGAGCTGGCCGAACAGGGCGATATCCAGTATCTCGTGTTCGAATGCCTGGCCGAGCGCACCATCGCCATCGCCCAGGGCGCCAAGCGCAAGGATCCGGCCAAAGGCTACGACCCGCTGCTGGAAGCGCGCATGCGGGCGGTGCTGGAGCCCTGCCACAGCCGGGGCATCCGCATCGTCACCAACATGGGGGCGGCCAATCCGGCGGCCGGGGCGGCGAAGATCCGCGAGATCGCGCGCTCGCTCGGGCTGGAGGGGCTGAAGATCGCCGCGGTGTCGGGCGACGATGTGCTGGAGACACTGGTCTCCGGCGGCCACCGCATCGAGGAGACCGGCGCCCCGGTGGCAGAGCTGGCCGACCGGCTGGTCTCCGCCAACGCCTATCTGGGAGCGGCGCCGCTGGTCGAGGCGCTGCGGGCCGGCGCCGACGTGGTGATCACCGGCCGCGTCGCCGATCCCGCCCTGTTCCTCGCCCCGCAGATCTTCGAGTTCGGCTGGTCGATGGAGGACTGGGACCGGCTGGGCAAGGGCACCGCGGTCGGCCATCTGCTGGAATGCGCCGGACAGGTCACCGGCGGCTATTTCGCCGATCCCGGCGTCAAGGACGTCGCCGGGCTGGCCCGGCTGGGCTTTCCGATCGCCGAGGTGGCGGAGGACGGCAGCGCGGTGATCACCAAGGTCGCCGGCTCCGGCGGGGCGGTGACCACCGCGACCTGCAAGGAACAGCTGCTCTACGAGATCCACGACCCGTCAGCCTACGTTACCCCCGACGTGGTCGCCGACTTCTCGCACGTCACCTTCGCCCAGGAGGGGCCGGACCGTGTGCGGGTCGCCGGCGCCAGCGGGAGGAAGCGGCCGGACACGCTGAAGGTCTCGGTCGGCTATCTCGACAGCTACATCGGCGAGGGGCAGATCTCCTATGCCGGGCCGGGGGCGGTCGCCCGCGGGCGGCTGGCGCTGGAGATCGTGCGCGAGCGGCTGGAGTTGACCGGCGTGCGCGCGACCGAGCTGCGCTTCGACCTGATCGGCATCGATTCCATCCATGGTGACGCGCTTTCGACCGCCGGGGAACAGGAGCCCTACGAGGTCCGCGTCCGCGTGGTGGGGCGCGCCGACAGCATGGCCGAGGCGGTGCGCATCGGCAACGAGGTGGAGACGCTCTACACCAACGGCCCGGCCAGCGGCGGCGGCGCCACCAAGTCGGCGAAGGAGGTGGTGGCCATGCTGTCGGCCCTGCTGCCCCGTGCCCTGGCGAAACCTGCCGTCGACCATGTGGAGGCCTGA
- a CDS encoding AtuA-related protein: MKLRDIAHSRTGDKGDISNISVIVFDEADYPLIEAAVTPERVKALFAEVVHGEVVRYTVPSIGALNFVMQKALGGGVTRSLALDAHGKCLASALLDLDIPGRAA; this comes from the coding sequence ATGAAACTCCGTGACATCGCCCATTCCCGCACCGGCGACAAGGGCGACATCTCCAACATCTCGGTCATCGTCTTCGACGAGGCCGACTATCCGCTGATCGAGGCCGCGGTCACGCCGGAGCGCGTGAAGGCGCTGTTCGCCGAGGTCGTGCATGGCGAGGTGGTGCGCTACACCGTCCCCAGCATCGGCGCGCTGAACTTCGTGATGCAAAAGGCGCTGGGCGGCGGCGTCACCCGGTCGCTGGCGCTCGACGCCCACGGCAAGTGTTTGGCCTCGGCCCTGCTCGATCTCGACATCCCGGGCCGGGCGGCCTGA
- a CDS encoding methyl-accepting chemotaxis protein, producing MRLLENLTIRVKLIALVSVSVLASLIVIAVSSTVSHQRMVDDRIDTIRSVVEMAVGLAKGLNAEVESKAIGRDEALTRFRNAVHAMSYHKGADYLFAYDMKGVAVANPSNHKAVGTDRTQLQDKAGKYFVREIVDTMRTQEDAIVRYVWPKLGSDIPLLKTNYVQRYQPLGLIVGSGVYTDDIDAAYREFLIRIGGITAALICGLMLIAFLINRDIVGSLHRLRDKMTSLAAGDLAVTFPEAARRNEIGGMAQALQVFKENAVAKAELESRQTELAHRTEAEKRQATARLADQFEQSVGNLIHDVAKEAEGIELRAQGMTRAADQTGKLAGAAASATEQTSANVQTVASATEELSSSIGEISRQVGQSSQIAREAVESAERANSKVEGLAGAVERIGAVVELINSIASQTNLLALNATIEAARAGEAGKGFAVVASEVKALANQTAKATEDIAAQVSNIQSETAQAVQEIQGVARVIGRVNDVATSIASAVEQQGAATREISRNIQQAAQGSHEVSTSIGGVNTAAGQSGKVAYEVLECIRELSVRTEGLRGEVHRFLTQVRAG from the coding sequence ATGAGGCTGCTTGAAAATCTGACGATCCGCGTGAAGCTGATCGCCCTCGTTTCCGTTTCCGTGTTGGCGTCGCTGATCGTCATCGCCGTCAGCAGCACAGTCTCCCACCAGCGCATGGTGGACGACCGCATCGACACCATCCGCTCCGTGGTGGAAATGGCCGTCGGCCTGGCGAAGGGATTGAACGCCGAGGTCGAGTCCAAGGCCATCGGCCGGGACGAGGCGCTGACGCGCTTCCGCAACGCCGTGCATGCGATGTCATACCACAAGGGCGCCGACTATCTGTTCGCCTACGACATGAAGGGCGTCGCCGTCGCCAACCCGTCCAACCACAAGGCGGTCGGCACCGACCGCACCCAGCTCCAGGACAAGGCCGGGAAATACTTCGTCCGCGAGATCGTCGACACGATGCGGACGCAGGAGGACGCCATCGTCCGCTATGTCTGGCCCAAGCTCGGCTCCGACATTCCGCTGCTGAAGACCAACTATGTGCAGCGTTACCAGCCGCTCGGCCTGATCGTCGGTTCCGGCGTCTACACCGACGACATCGATGCCGCCTATCGCGAATTCCTGATCAGGATCGGCGGCATCACCGCGGCGCTGATCTGCGGCCTGATGCTGATCGCCTTCCTGATCAACCGCGACATCGTCGGCTCGCTGCACCGCCTGCGCGACAAGATGACCTCGCTCGCCGCCGGCGACCTCGCCGTCACCTTCCCGGAAGCCGCCCGGCGCAACGAGATCGGCGGCATGGCCCAGGCGCTGCAGGTCTTCAAGGAGAACGCCGTTGCCAAGGCGGAGCTGGAGTCCCGGCAGACCGAACTGGCGCACCGAACCGAGGCTGAGAAGCGTCAGGCCACCGCCCGGCTCGCCGACCAGTTCGAGCAGTCGGTCGGCAACCTGATCCACGACGTCGCCAAGGAGGCGGAGGGGATCGAGCTGCGCGCCCAAGGCATGACCCGCGCCGCCGACCAGACCGGCAAGCTGGCCGGCGCCGCCGCCTCGGCGACCGAACAGACCTCCGCCAACGTCCAGACCGTGGCATCCGCCACCGAGGAGCTGTCCAGCTCCATCGGCGAGATCAGCCGTCAGGTCGGCCAGTCCTCGCAGATCGCCCGCGAGGCGGTGGAGAGCGCCGAACGCGCCAACAGCAAGGTGGAGGGGCTGGCCGGCGCGGTGGAGCGCATCGGCGCGGTGGTCGAGCTGATCAACTCCATCGCCAGCCAGACCAACCTGCTGGCGCTGAACGCCACCATCGAGGCCGCCCGCGCCGGGGAGGCCGGCAAGGGCTTCGCCGTGGTGGCGAGCGAGGTCAAGGCGCTGGCCAACCAGACCGCCAAGGCGACCGAGGACATCGCCGCCCAGGTCTCCAACATCCAGAGCGAGACCGCGCAGGCCGTCCAGGAAATCCAGGGCGTCGCCCGCGTCATCGGCCGGGTCAACGACGTCGCCACCTCCATCGCCTCGGCGGTCGAGCAGCAGGGGGCCGCGACCCGCGAGATCAGCCGCAACATCCAGCAGGCCGCCCAGGGCAGCCACGAGGTGTCGACCAGCATCGGCGGCGTGAACACCGCCGCCGGACAGAGCGGCAAAGTCGCCTACGAAGTGCTGGAATGCATCCGCGAGCTCTCGGTCCGCACCGAGGGTCTGCGCGGCGAGGTCCACCGCTTCCTGACCCAGGTGCGCGCCGGCTGA